A genomic segment from Nicotiana tabacum cultivar K326 chromosome 7, ASM71507v2, whole genome shotgun sequence encodes:
- the LOC107826656 gene encoding protein TIME FOR COFFEE isoform X4, which translates to MDRNREARRSGGMVAAAATSNGLSSRRRHRTNSLRDSPDEDGGVEIQESVRLRERVKKDRDRERERERERERERERDNRDRDRDRISRSKRRRGERLIGGVDDSSEESVNDDEEDDDEDTTTTTTTNNVGVSGSSSTRLLPPNPPVPVTVGSISNHHHHHNNHNHNNHHLQPPRKSFPPNTTRVFRTATPAAAAAPVWKPGDEMIGVSVPRKARSASTKRSHDWISGVSGGGCVGGNSGVITGEQIHQQVSTASPVRQNIPATSTQSPAAPLSPSSSNVSVRKKIKPNGQKRPPAKSPPKAASSNNPEELEIEIAEVLYGLMTQSQGPSKKESGGGGRNDTTREVNNRSRVSSPVSNSNSSATPLSAVAPKRKRPRQVLENPGGFGARSSPISSSTATNKVEMDQTTTMKMEVSSPNLEKTPQSAAENGVSLYDLSASVQSLPVASDPVPETMKVESEAKRRPEESEFMESKEEVRESSTLGAENSNREDAVAVTQVIVSEVESQREEKFQIDLMLRSSPEREAEIDFGSAAVDKKPILAENIVEMKPSVKEKDNERIGKAEKEEVISVEADEKKTKAAALEELNPHKASEGSRGRNIDLQLDLERPEKDSGVSSKFQQQSQKLLQQQPPPQKATKEEPIIEKTGQSSSLPMPMSMASWPGGLPPMGYMAPLQGVVAMDGTTVSSAPIQPLFSQPRPKRCATHCYIARNIHCLQQFMKMHPFWPPAAGSAPFYGAKTNLNVLPPTDLAGRATAGPDKGQGLAIFPNNVGKDKVQPANIADATAQRKQQILLQQALPPVAPNNLLHGPAFIFPINQQQAAAAAAVRPGPTKSPSTTATAALPNTSNPAAGTAASAAAGGAATAISFNYPNMSPNEAQYLAILQNNAYAFPIPAVGAPPNYRGAHPQPMPLFNGSFYSSQMIHPSQVQQQQQPPTSQSQQMQQGQQNTSMSSGSSSSQKHLQSQQQRSQGNAVTGGNLHNFPGSKNHPSQSPAQSQNQHIPQQTRHIENEVGSEDSPSTTERKRSHGPMNVYNQNFAMPMHPSNFGLMTPPATFGIASSAGGGSNHQTEKKSQQQQGLKTNLESVPPQPFAMSFASLNGATAGPGIDMSMAQNHAIFQSLPEATRQNLQMAAAAAQAVQQKKNFRISEDGKSGSSDQSGADAERKGLAMKQPSVNAGQSIAFSRSEMSDASGSNIAANSVIDSSSRSLNLPSGASWTARAAMPNAMGAVNVPNAQLQAQIQHQQQQMIQLHKQQQQQQQMAAAAAARSKTPASSNGNAYSDHLTSSASASSKFPNAMSAFPQNLVQTGNNSSQAQSPQWKNSTRTSTSQAPSSLSSTSSLKNLSQQQVRSQQSHTQISFGTNQKSAAPPQGQQPPNNNQSPSSPMMVGSPTTSSISKGACGSPRHTNSASASNKTGGQSSSLSTQQGKSSPSLPNQKSSPAGGRNVPSILGNPHTASTSGSGTKSQMQQQQQQLQQQQQQQKSMQQAQLFFSSPYMQAQPPHSTGTNSTGQATGGYYLQRRRSEQPAQQPTGSSTASSSSGMLTLCPVTLGGGTTSDPAKAIAAAAAASNMKGGVLPSQGILHAAQYTTPTSGSQHQLLPAGFSYVHPVPAAVQVKPAEQKQPAA; encoded by the exons ATGGATAGGAACAGAGAAGCAAGAAGAAGTGGGGGTATGGTAGCAGCGGCAGCTACATCTAATGGATTATCATCAAGACGCAGACATAGAACTAATAGTCTTAGAGATTCCCCTG ATGAAGATGGGGGTGTAGAGATACAAGAATCTGTAAGGTTAAGGGAAAGAGTGAAGAAAGATCGAGATCGTGAACGGGAAAGAGAAAGAGAACGAGAACGAGAGAGAGAAAGGGATAATAGGGATAGAGATAGAGATAGGATAAGTCGGAGTAAAAGGAGGAGAGGTGAAAGGTTAATTGGTGGTGTTGATGATAGTTCAGAAGAAAGTGTAaacgatgatgaagaagatgatgatgaagatacTACTACAACAACTACTACAAACAACGTTGGTGTTTCAGGTAGTAGTAGTACAAGGTTGTTGCCGCCGAATCCTCCGGTACCGGTGACGGTGGGGTCCATTTCAAATCACCACCATCATCATAATAACCATAATCATAATAATCATCATTTACAGCCTCCGAGGAAGAGTTTTCCACCAAATACTACAAGGGTTTTTAGGACAGCAAcaccagcagcagcagcagctccTGTTTGGAAACCTGGTGATGAAATGATTGGTGTTTCTGTCCCAAGAAAAGCCCGTTCTG CATCTACTAAGAGGTCACATGATTGGATTTCTGGGGTCAGCGGTGGTGGTTGTGTTGGTGGTAATAGTGGTGTTATTACAGGAGAGCAAATACATCAGCAAGTTTCGACAGCATCGCCGGTGAGACAGAATATTCCGGCAACATCAACACAATCACCGGCAGCTCCTTTATCTCCATCTTCTTCCAATGTTTCAGTCAGAAAGAAAATT AAGCCTAATGGACAAAAAAGGCCGCCGGCAAAGTCACCACCAAAAGCTGCTTCATCCAACAACCCTGAAGAGCTAGAGATTGAGATTGCTGAAGTGTTATACGGGTTGATGACCCAGTCACAAGGACCTTCCAAGAAAGAAAGTGGTGGAGGAGGACGAAATGATACAACAAGAGAAGTCAATAACAGATCCAGAGTTTCTTCTCCTGTTTCAAATTCTAACTCATCAGCTACTCCTTTATCTGCTGTTG CTCCAAAGAGGAAAAGACCGAGGCAAGTCTTGGAAAATCCTGGAGGATTTGGTGCAAGGAGCAGCCCCATTTCATCTTCTACAGCTACTAATAAAGTGGAGatggatcagacaacaacaatGAAGATGGAGGTTTCTTCTCCTAATTTGGAGAAGACCCCACAATCTGCTGCTGAAAATGGTGTATCTTTATATGATTTAAGTGCTTCTGTACAAAGTTTGCCGGTTGCATCGGATCCGGTACCGGAGACGATGAAGGTGGAATCTGAGGCCAAGAGGAGGCCTGAGGAATCTGAATTTATGGAGAGTAAGGAGGAGGTGAGGGAGTCTTCTACTTTGGGAGCAGAAAATAGTAATCGTGAGGATGCTGTTGCAGTTACCCAAGT GATTGTTTCAGAAGTTGAAAGTCAGAGAGAGGAGAAATTCCAGATAGATCTTATG TTAAGATCATCACCTGAAAGGGAAGCTGAGATAGATTTTGGATCAGCAGCTGTGGATAAGAAGCCTATTTTAGCAGAAAATATAGTA GAAATGAAGCCTTCAGTGAAGGAGAAGGATAATGAAAGGATTGGCAAGGCTGAGAAAGAAGAAGTGATCAGTGTTGAAGCTGACGAAAAGAAGACAAAAGCAGCAGCCCTTGAGGAACTTAATCCTCATAAGGCAAGTGAGGGTAGCAGGGGTAGGAATATTGATCTTCAGCTAGATTTGGAAAGGCCAGAAAAGGATAGTGGTGTAAGTAGCAAATTCCAACAGCAGAGTCAAAAGTTGCTGCAGCAGCAGCCTCCACCACAAAAAGCTACTAAAGAAGAACCAATTATAGAAAAAACAG GTCAATCAAGCTCTTTACCAATGCCAATGTCTATGGCTAGCTGGCCTGGTGGGCTTCCTCCCATGGG ATACATGGCACCTTTGCAAGGAGTTGTAGCTATGGATGGAACCACAGTTTCCTCTGCTCCAATCCAG CCGCTGTTCTCTCAACCGCGGCCAAAAAGATGTGCGACACATTGTTACATTGCCAGGAACATACATTGCCTTCAGCAATTCATGAAGATGCATCCTTTCTGGCCACCAGCTGCTGGCTCTGCACCATTCTATGGAGCCAAGACCAATCTCAATGTTCTGCCGCCCACAGATCTAGCTGGGAGAGCAACTGCTGGGCCAGATAAGGGTCAGGGGCTTGCCATTTTCCCTAATAATGTTGGTAAAGACAAAGTCCAGCCTGCAAACATTGCAGATGCTACTGCTCAGAGAAAGCAGCAAATATTACTCCAGCAAGCATTGCCGCCTGTTGCGCCTAACAATCTACTG CATGGGCCTGCGTTCATCTTCCCTATAAATCAACAACAGGCAGCTGCAGCTGCTGCTGTGCGACCCGGTCCCACAAAGTCACCTAGCACAACGGCCACTGCAGCCTTGCCTAACACATCCAATCCTGCTGCTGGCACTGCTGCTTCAGCGGCAGCTGGTGGAGCTGCTACTGCAATTAGTTTCAACTACCCAAATATGTCTCCTAATGAAGCTCAGTACTTGGCGATCTTGCAGAATAATGCGTATGCTTTCCCAATACCTGCTGTAGGAGCACCTCCAAATTATAGAGGAGCTCATCCGCAGCCTATGCCATTGTTCAATGGGTCTTTCTATTCTTCCCAGATGATTCATCCATCCCAGGTTCAGCAACAGCAGCAGCCGCCTACATCGCAGTCGCAACAAATGCAACAAGGTCAACAAAACACAAGCATGTCTAGTGGATCCTCTTCATCCCAGAAGCATTTGCAGAGCCAGCAGCAGAGGTCCCAAGGCAATGCTGTTACTGGTGGCAATTTGCATAATTTTCCTGGGTCAAAGAATCATCCATCTCAGTCCCCAGCACAGTCACAAAATCAGCATATTCCTCAACAGACACGTCATATTGAAAATGAGGTGGGTAGTGAAGATAGCCCATCAACTACAGAGAGGAAAAGGTCTCATGGGCCGATGAATGTGTACAATCAGAATTTTGCTATGCCCATGCATCCCTCAAACTTTGGTTTGATGACTCCTCCAGCTACTTTTGGTATTGCGTCTTCTGCCGGTGGTGGCAGTAATCATCAAACTGAGAAGAAGTCGCAGCAACAACAAGGTTTAAAAACGAATCTAGAATCAGTGCCGCCTCAACCTTTTGCTATGTCATTTGCTTCCTTAAATGGAGCCACTGCTGGTCCTGGCATTGACATGTCCATGGCACAGAATCATGCTATTTTTCAGAGTCTCCCTGAAGCTACGAGGCAAAATTTACAGATGGCTGCAGCTGCTGCTCAGGCTGTGCAGCAGaagaaaaatttcagaatatCCGAGGATGGTAAATCTGGATCCAGCGACCAGTCTGGGGCTGATGCTGAAAGGAAAGGTTTAGCTATGAAGCAGCCTTCAGTAAATGCTGGTCAGTCTATTGCATTTTCAAGGTCTGAGATGTCCGATGCCTCCGGTTCTAATATTGCTGCCAACAGTGTCATTGATAGCTCATCAAGGTCCTTAAATCTTCCCTCTGGTGCTTCATGGACTGCTCGAGCTGCAATGCCAAATGCTATGGGAGCTGTAAATGTCCCTAATGCACAGTTACAAGCTCAAATTCAGCATCAGCAGCAGCAGATGATTCAGCTTCATaagcaacagcaacagcaacagcagatgGCTGCGGCTGCTGCTGCTCGGAGTAAGACACCAGCTTCTAGTAATGGGAATGCCTACTCTGATCACTTGACATCGTCGGCTTCTGCCTCTTCAAAGTTTCCAAATGCAATGTCTGCTTTTCCTCAAAACCTTGTACAGACTGGTAACAACAGCAGTCAAGCTCAGTCGCCTCAGTGGAAAAATTCTACCAGAACATCTACGTCCCAAGCTCCATCATCTTTGTCATCCACTTCTTCTCTGAAAAACCTTTCTCAGCAGCAGGTTAGATCCCAGCAAAGCCACACACAAATATCTTTTGGCACAAATCAGAAATCAGCTGCTCCTCCACAGGGACAACAGCCTCCTAATAATAACCAGTCTCCCTCTTCGCCCATGATGGTTGGCTCTCCTACAACTTCTTCAATCTCAAAAGGTGCCTGTGGAAGCCCAAGGCATACAAATTCTGCTTCTGCAAGCAATAAAACCGGCGGCCAAAGCTCATCATTGTCAACACAGCAGGGCAAATCCTCGCCTTCACTTCCCAACCAAAAGTCATCTCCTGCTGGTGGAAGGAATGTGCCGTCAATTCTTGGAAACCCTCATACTGCTTCAACTTCAGGCAGTGGAACTAAGTCTcaaatgcaacaacaacaacagcaactacagcaacaacagcaacaacagaagAGTATGCAGCAAGCACAACTGTTCTTCTCAAGTCCATATATGCAAGCTCAACCCCCGCATTCTACTGGTACAAATTCTACAGGTCAAGCTACTGGGGGATATTATCTTCAAAGAAGGCGTTCAGAACAGCCGGCTCAACAACCGACTGGTTCATCAACGGCATCATCGTCAAGTGGAATGTTGACTTTGTGTCCTGTTACTCTAGGTGGTGGCACCACCTCTGATCCTGCAAAAGCGATTGCAGCAGCAGCAGCTGCTAGTAATATGAAAGGTGGAGTCTTGCCCTCGCAGGGCATCCTTCATGCGGCCCAATATACAACACCAACATCTGGAAGTCAACATCAGCTTTTGCCTGCTGGTTTCTCGTATGTTCACCCTGTTCCTGCAGCAGTTCAAGTGAAGCCAGCTGAACAGAAACAA
- the LOC107826656 gene encoding protein TIME FOR COFFEE isoform X5, producing the protein MDRNREARRSGGMVAAAATSNGLSSRRRHRTNSLRDSPDEDGGVEIQESVRLRERVKKDRDRERERERERERERERDNRDRDRDRISRSKRRRGERLIGGVDDSSEESVNDDEEDDDEDTTTTTTTNNVGVSGSSSTRLLPPNPPVPVTVGSISNHHHHHNNHNHNNHHLQPPRKSFPPNTTRVFRTATPAAAAAPVWKPGDEMIGVSVPRKARSASTKRSHDWISGVSGGGCVGGNSGVITGEQIHQQVSTASPVRQNIPATSTQSPAAPLSPSSSNVSVRKKIKPNGQKRPPAKSPPKAASSNNPEELEIEIAEVLYGLMTQSQGPSKKESGGGGRNDTTREVNNRSRVSSPVSNSNSSATPLSAVAPKRKRPRQVLENPGGFGARSSPISSSTATNKVEMDQTTTMKMEVSSPNLEKTPQSAAENGVSLYDLSASVQSLPVASDPVPETMKVESEAKRRPEESEFMESKEEVRESSTLGAENSNREDAVAVTQVIVSEVESQREEKFQIDLMAPPPQLRSSPEREAEIDFGSAAVDKKPILAENIVEMKPSVKEKDNERIGKAEKEEVISVEADEKKTKAAALEELNPHKASEGSRGRNIDLQLDLERPEKDSGVSSKFQQQSQKLLQQQPPPQKATKEEPIIEKTGQSSSLPMPMSMASWPGGLPPMGYMAPLQGVVAMDGTTVSSAPIQPLFSQPRPKRCATHCYIARNIHCLQQFMKMHPFWPPAAGSAPFYGAKTNLNVLPPTDLAGRATAGPDKGQGLAIFPNNVGKDKVQPANIADATAQRKQQILLQQALPPVAPNNLLNNAYAFPIPAVGAPPNYRGAHPQPMPLFNGSFYSSQMIHPSQVQQQQQPPTSQSQQMQQGQQNTSMSSGSSSSQKHLQSQQQRSQGNAVTGGNLHNFPGSKNHPSQSPAQSQNQHIPQQTRHIENEVGSEDSPSTTERKRSHGPMNVYNQNFAMPMHPSNFGLMTPPATFGIASSAGGGSNHQTEKKSQQQQGLKTNLESVPPQPFAMSFASLNGATAGPGIDMSMAQNHAIFQSLPEATRQNLQMAAAAAQAVQQKKNFRISEDGKSGSSDQSGADAERKGLAMKQPSVNAGQSIAFSRSEMSDASGSNIAANSVIDSSSRSLNLPSGASWTARAAMPNAMGAVNVPNAQLQAQIQHQQQQMIQLHKQQQQQQQMAAAAAARSKTPASSNGNAYSDHLTSSASASSKFPNAMSAFPQNLVQTGNNSSQAQSPQWKNSTRTSTSQAPSSLSSTSSLKNLSQQQVRSQQSHTQISFGTNQKSAAPPQGQQPPNNNQSPSSPMMVGSPTTSSISKGACGSPRHTNSASASNKTGGQSSSLSTQQGKSSPSLPNQKSSPAGGRNVPSILGNPHTASTSGSGTKSQMQQQQQQLQQQQQQQKSMQQAQLFFSSPYMQAQPPHSTGTNSTGQATGGYYLQRRRSEQPAQQPTGSSTASSSSGMLTLCPVTLGGGTTSDPAKAIAAAAAASNMKGGVLPSQGILHAAQYTTPTSGSQHQLLPAGFSYVHPVPAAVQVKPAEQKQPAGNDNLHACWQPEKK; encoded by the exons ATGGATAGGAACAGAGAAGCAAGAAGAAGTGGGGGTATGGTAGCAGCGGCAGCTACATCTAATGGATTATCATCAAGACGCAGACATAGAACTAATAGTCTTAGAGATTCCCCTG ATGAAGATGGGGGTGTAGAGATACAAGAATCTGTAAGGTTAAGGGAAAGAGTGAAGAAAGATCGAGATCGTGAACGGGAAAGAGAAAGAGAACGAGAACGAGAGAGAGAAAGGGATAATAGGGATAGAGATAGAGATAGGATAAGTCGGAGTAAAAGGAGGAGAGGTGAAAGGTTAATTGGTGGTGTTGATGATAGTTCAGAAGAAAGTGTAaacgatgatgaagaagatgatgatgaagatacTACTACAACAACTACTACAAACAACGTTGGTGTTTCAGGTAGTAGTAGTACAAGGTTGTTGCCGCCGAATCCTCCGGTACCGGTGACGGTGGGGTCCATTTCAAATCACCACCATCATCATAATAACCATAATCATAATAATCATCATTTACAGCCTCCGAGGAAGAGTTTTCCACCAAATACTACAAGGGTTTTTAGGACAGCAAcaccagcagcagcagcagctccTGTTTGGAAACCTGGTGATGAAATGATTGGTGTTTCTGTCCCAAGAAAAGCCCGTTCTG CATCTACTAAGAGGTCACATGATTGGATTTCTGGGGTCAGCGGTGGTGGTTGTGTTGGTGGTAATAGTGGTGTTATTACAGGAGAGCAAATACATCAGCAAGTTTCGACAGCATCGCCGGTGAGACAGAATATTCCGGCAACATCAACACAATCACCGGCAGCTCCTTTATCTCCATCTTCTTCCAATGTTTCAGTCAGAAAGAAAATT AAGCCTAATGGACAAAAAAGGCCGCCGGCAAAGTCACCACCAAAAGCTGCTTCATCCAACAACCCTGAAGAGCTAGAGATTGAGATTGCTGAAGTGTTATACGGGTTGATGACCCAGTCACAAGGACCTTCCAAGAAAGAAAGTGGTGGAGGAGGACGAAATGATACAACAAGAGAAGTCAATAACAGATCCAGAGTTTCTTCTCCTGTTTCAAATTCTAACTCATCAGCTACTCCTTTATCTGCTGTTG CTCCAAAGAGGAAAAGACCGAGGCAAGTCTTGGAAAATCCTGGAGGATTTGGTGCAAGGAGCAGCCCCATTTCATCTTCTACAGCTACTAATAAAGTGGAGatggatcagacaacaacaatGAAGATGGAGGTTTCTTCTCCTAATTTGGAGAAGACCCCACAATCTGCTGCTGAAAATGGTGTATCTTTATATGATTTAAGTGCTTCTGTACAAAGTTTGCCGGTTGCATCGGATCCGGTACCGGAGACGATGAAGGTGGAATCTGAGGCCAAGAGGAGGCCTGAGGAATCTGAATTTATGGAGAGTAAGGAGGAGGTGAGGGAGTCTTCTACTTTGGGAGCAGAAAATAGTAATCGTGAGGATGCTGTTGCAGTTACCCAAGT GATTGTTTCAGAAGTTGAAAGTCAGAGAGAGGAGAAATTCCAGATAGATCTTATG GCCCCTCCACCGCAGTTAAGATCATCACCTGAAAGGGAAGCTGAGATAGATTTTGGATCAGCAGCTGTGGATAAGAAGCCTATTTTAGCAGAAAATATAGTA GAAATGAAGCCTTCAGTGAAGGAGAAGGATAATGAAAGGATTGGCAAGGCTGAGAAAGAAGAAGTGATCAGTGTTGAAGCTGACGAAAAGAAGACAAAAGCAGCAGCCCTTGAGGAACTTAATCCTCATAAGGCAAGTGAGGGTAGCAGGGGTAGGAATATTGATCTTCAGCTAGATTTGGAAAGGCCAGAAAAGGATAGTGGTGTAAGTAGCAAATTCCAACAGCAGAGTCAAAAGTTGCTGCAGCAGCAGCCTCCACCACAAAAAGCTACTAAAGAAGAACCAATTATAGAAAAAACAG GTCAATCAAGCTCTTTACCAATGCCAATGTCTATGGCTAGCTGGCCTGGTGGGCTTCCTCCCATGGG ATACATGGCACCTTTGCAAGGAGTTGTAGCTATGGATGGAACCACAGTTTCCTCTGCTCCAATCCAG CCGCTGTTCTCTCAACCGCGGCCAAAAAGATGTGCGACACATTGTTACATTGCCAGGAACATACATTGCCTTCAGCAATTCATGAAGATGCATCCTTTCTGGCCACCAGCTGCTGGCTCTGCACCATTCTATGGAGCCAAGACCAATCTCAATGTTCTGCCGCCCACAGATCTAGCTGGGAGAGCAACTGCTGGGCCAGATAAGGGTCAGGGGCTTGCCATTTTCCCTAATAATGTTGGTAAAGACAAAGTCCAGCCTGCAAACATTGCAGATGCTACTGCTCAGAGAAAGCAGCAAATATTACTCCAGCAAGCATTGCCGCCTGTTGCGCCTAACAATCTACTG AATAATGCGTATGCTTTCCCAATACCTGCTGTAGGAGCACCTCCAAATTATAGAGGAGCTCATCCGCAGCCTATGCCATTGTTCAATGGGTCTTTCTATTCTTCCCAGATGATTCATCCATCCCAGGTTCAGCAACAGCAGCAGCCGCCTACATCGCAGTCGCAACAAATGCAACAAGGTCAACAAAACACAAGCATGTCTAGTGGATCCTCTTCATCCCAGAAGCATTTGCAGAGCCAGCAGCAGAGGTCCCAAGGCAATGCTGTTACTGGTGGCAATTTGCATAATTTTCCTGGGTCAAAGAATCATCCATCTCAGTCCCCAGCACAGTCACAAAATCAGCATATTCCTCAACAGACACGTCATATTGAAAATGAGGTGGGTAGTGAAGATAGCCCATCAACTACAGAGAGGAAAAGGTCTCATGGGCCGATGAATGTGTACAATCAGAATTTTGCTATGCCCATGCATCCCTCAAACTTTGGTTTGATGACTCCTCCAGCTACTTTTGGTATTGCGTCTTCTGCCGGTGGTGGCAGTAATCATCAAACTGAGAAGAAGTCGCAGCAACAACAAGGTTTAAAAACGAATCTAGAATCAGTGCCGCCTCAACCTTTTGCTATGTCATTTGCTTCCTTAAATGGAGCCACTGCTGGTCCTGGCATTGACATGTCCATGGCACAGAATCATGCTATTTTTCAGAGTCTCCCTGAAGCTACGAGGCAAAATTTACAGATGGCTGCAGCTGCTGCTCAGGCTGTGCAGCAGaagaaaaatttcagaatatCCGAGGATGGTAAATCTGGATCCAGCGACCAGTCTGGGGCTGATGCTGAAAGGAAAGGTTTAGCTATGAAGCAGCCTTCAGTAAATGCTGGTCAGTCTATTGCATTTTCAAGGTCTGAGATGTCCGATGCCTCCGGTTCTAATATTGCTGCCAACAGTGTCATTGATAGCTCATCAAGGTCCTTAAATCTTCCCTCTGGTGCTTCATGGACTGCTCGAGCTGCAATGCCAAATGCTATGGGAGCTGTAAATGTCCCTAATGCACAGTTACAAGCTCAAATTCAGCATCAGCAGCAGCAGATGATTCAGCTTCATaagcaacagcaacagcaacagcagatgGCTGCGGCTGCTGCTGCTCGGAGTAAGACACCAGCTTCTAGTAATGGGAATGCCTACTCTGATCACTTGACATCGTCGGCTTCTGCCTCTTCAAAGTTTCCAAATGCAATGTCTGCTTTTCCTCAAAACCTTGTACAGACTGGTAACAACAGCAGTCAAGCTCAGTCGCCTCAGTGGAAAAATTCTACCAGAACATCTACGTCCCAAGCTCCATCATCTTTGTCATCCACTTCTTCTCTGAAAAACCTTTCTCAGCAGCAGGTTAGATCCCAGCAAAGCCACACACAAATATCTTTTGGCACAAATCAGAAATCAGCTGCTCCTCCACAGGGACAACAGCCTCCTAATAATAACCAGTCTCCCTCTTCGCCCATGATGGTTGGCTCTCCTACAACTTCTTCAATCTCAAAAGGTGCCTGTGGAAGCCCAAGGCATACAAATTCTGCTTCTGCAAGCAATAAAACCGGCGGCCAAAGCTCATCATTGTCAACACAGCAGGGCAAATCCTCGCCTTCACTTCCCAACCAAAAGTCATCTCCTGCTGGTGGAAGGAATGTGCCGTCAATTCTTGGAAACCCTCATACTGCTTCAACTTCAGGCAGTGGAACTAAGTCTcaaatgcaacaacaacaacagcaactacagcaacaacagcaacaacagaagAGTATGCAGCAAGCACAACTGTTCTTCTCAAGTCCATATATGCAAGCTCAACCCCCGCATTCTACTGGTACAAATTCTACAGGTCAAGCTACTGGGGGATATTATCTTCAAAGAAGGCGTTCAGAACAGCCGGCTCAACAACCGACTGGTTCATCAACGGCATCATCGTCAAGTGGAATGTTGACTTTGTGTCCTGTTACTCTAGGTGGTGGCACCACCTCTGATCCTGCAAAAGCGATTGCAGCAGCAGCAGCTGCTAGTAATATGAAAGGTGGAGTCTTGCCCTCGCAGGGCATCCTTCATGCGGCCCAATATACAACACCAACATCTGGAAGTCAACATCAGCTTTTGCCTGCTGGTTTCTCGTATGTTCACCCTGTTCCTGCAGCAGTTCAAGTGAAGCCAGCTGAACAGAAACAA